ATATCGCATCCGACAGCTTCCATCACGCTCGTCCAGCCTTCGACTCTCTCCCAGGCATCCTTTCGCTCTGGGGAAGCCTCTAGCCAGCCTTCGAAGTTGGCGAAGGGCTGCATCATGAAGACTTTGAGACGCTTAGCATCGAGCATCGTCTTGAGAAGTTTGCCGATAGAAACGAGATCATCGAAATCGTGGTCGCCAATCCCCTTGGATCCTCCTTGCTGGCCAGTCTTCAGATGTTGGTTGGCAAACGCCACCAGATCTGGCATTCCAAGTTCAATTGCTTGGAAACCAGCATTTGCGATGGCATCAAGCTTCTTCGGCAGCGTGTGCTCGTCTTTGTAGCCAATCGAGACGGAGGCGTATGCCAGTGGCAAGTTCTGGAGTGAGTCCATGTTGTGTCGATGCTTGATGATGTGGGATATGTATGTTTCTCGCGTCTGGTTTCGAGTGTCGAGAGAAGGAGCTGCAAGAGGGTGTCTATGTCAGTATTTCTTCATGGACGGATAAGTAAGATACATCATGTTGCTCGAGGCCGACTTGATGATGATGCAAAGTGACGTCGAGTTCAGTCGGGGTGGTCCAGATGGGACTCGGGACCTCTTCACCCTGGGCACGGAGATGCTCGTGGACGCGCTCAGGCGAGGCTTGAACGTGGCAGACATGCTTGAACACAATCATGTGCTCGCACTAGCTTCTCATGGTGGCGGTGAAGTGAGCAAGAAGTGAATGAAAGAAGCCGAAAGAGCCAATGGCAACAAGCGTTGACTCAGCTGGACCCTGCATGTGCAGTGCCAGTGGGAAGATGACTCTTCAACTCCTCTCATTTCACTGCTGTGAACCTTCTACACCTCCCAGACATCAATATATCGCTAGCCAACATGTCAGAAGTAAGGACAACCATCCCACACTTCCACCGCTTCCAACACCCCCAACCCCAACCATACTAACCACACCATGGTCCAGTTCTTCATGCCAAACGCCAACGTCGGCGACCGCAACGGCGTCGAAGACTTCCGCATCCGGGGTATGACGCCCCTCACTCCTCCCGACCTCCTGCAACACGAGATCCGCCAAACGGAAGCCTCCATCAAGACCGTCCTCGCCGGCCGCAACGAATCGACCGAAGTCGTCCAAGGCCGCGACCCCAACCGGCGGCTGATGGTCGTCGTCGGCCCCTGCAGCATCCACGACCCTCAGATGGCTCTCGACTACTGCGATCGCCTCCTAGAGCTGAAGAGAAAGTACGAGGATGATTTGGTCATTGTCATGCGCGCATACCTCGAGAAGCCCCGCACGACGGTGGGCTGGAAGGGCCTTGTGAACGATCCGGATATTGATAATACGTACAATATCAACAAGGGCTTGAGGACCGCTAGACAGATGTATCTCGATCTGACGACCAAGGGCATGCCCCTGGCGTCGGAAATGCTCGATACAATCTCCCCGCAATACACCGCCGACCTGATCTCAGTCGGAGCCGTCGGCGCCCGCACAACGGAGTCCCAAGTCCACCGCGAACTCGCCTCAGGACTTTCCTTCCCAGTCGGTTTCAAGAACGGCACCGACGGCTCCCTCACCGTCGCCATCGACGCAATCGGCGCAGTCAAGCATCCCCACCACTTCCTCTCCGTGACGAAACCCGGTAACGTCGCAATCGTAGGGACTGTAGGCAACGACGATTGCTTTGTAATCCTGCGCGGTGGGAACAAGGGAACAAACTACGACAGCAAGAGCATCGCCGGCGCAAAAGAGGCAATAGTATCCAAAGGCCTCCGTCCATACCTCATGGTCGACTGCAGCCATGGAAACAGCGAGAAGAACCATAAGAACCAGCCCAAGGTCGCGCACGATATCGCTGAGCAGATCAAGGCTGGCGAAACCGCCATCTGTGGTGTGATGATTGAGTCGAACATTAACGAGGGGAATCAGAAGGTCCCGAAGGAGGGTAAGGCGGGCTTGAAGTATGGTGTGAGTATTACGGATGCGTGTATCAATTGGGAGGATACGGAGAAGGTGCTGCAGGAGCTTGCTGAGGCTGTCGCGGCGAGACGGGAGAAGTTGGGGGCCGTGAAGCCGGAGGCTAATGGCGTGAATGGACATGCTTAGGCAGCAGCAGCATTGGGAATGTGCACTGCGTGGTTTCACGGCGTGGCGTTAGAGAGGCGTACCAAAACGAGAGCGCAAAAGTTATGAGGCTGGGAGGGACATCATGGTAGCAAGGGCTAGAATTGCTTTCACGAGCAGCATTGCTGCCATCTCGGTGATGCATGATATACAGGTACTTTTTTGTCACAATGTTGCTTTCTGACCACATCTGCGACGATCTCATTGTGTACGCCGTCTGTTGCATTCGCCTCCAAGGTCTACCGAGCAACTTCCTGCATCACGAGCTAGACTGCCACTTCCACACACAGGCACCAGCGTCGTGGAGGTCCGCGGACACCAGAGCTTCTTTTCCCGTCTTCGCGGCGATGGCTACTAGCTGCACGAACTCGTGGCTTGTGGCAAGCTCCACACGATGAGGAACGGCGAAAGTGGTGACTCGGTAACATCACCACTGTTCAGACAAAGCCAAAGGTTTCCATCAACATATCCTACTTGGTCGATGGAAAGCTCGACTTGCCTGCAGCCTTGCTCGCGTCAAGCGCACCATGCAGACCATGTTGGTTCGGCACGCCCTCAATGCGGTGGGTAGAGTTGATGTTCTTGACCAGAGTGAGCTGGTAGCAAGTCGCGCTACCTTGACGGGAGATGATAGTGCTGTAAGCGAGGAAGAATTCCCAGATTCTGTACCATCTCACGCCATACTTGGGGATAATCTTATCCTTGTTGGCGAGCCAGTTGCGGTACCATCTCCAGAGAGTTGCCGAGTAGTGCACGCCAATGGTATCGACAGCCTTGACTTCGAAGCCTGCGCCCTCGAGCTTGTCGACGAAGAAACCAAGTGGTGTTGATGCGTCAGCGCCGGGGAAGATGTACTTGTTCATGAACAAGCCCCAGATCAGGTCCTCGTACTGCCAGCTCTTGCGCAGACCAGCGATTTGCAGGAAGAAGACACCGTCGTCGTCGAGCATGTTGTGGACCTGGCTGAGGAAGGTGCTGAAGTAGCGGACACCGACGTGCTCGGCCATTTCGAGGCAGGTGATTTTGTTGTAGCCACCGGATGGGACAGGGATGTCGCGGTAATCCATGCACAAGATGCGGCTCTGCTCTTCGGGGATGCCGGCTTTGCGGAGACCACTGTTGCCCCAGGCAGTCTGGTTGCGACCAAGGGTGACACCAGTAGCTTCTGCGCCGTAGTTGACAGATGCGAACTTGGCGAGGGTGCCCCAGCCGCAGCCAATATCGAGCATGCTCTCGCCCTTCTTGAGACCGATTTTCTCGCACACGATGGAGAGCTTGTTGTCCTGCAGCTGCTCGAGAGTCTCTTCCTTGTTGATGTCTGAGATGATTCCGGAGGTGTAGATCATACGCGGACCCAAGAACCATCCATAGAAGTCATCACCACGATCGTAGTGGTCGCGAACCTGCTCCTCATCCTGCGAGCGGGAGTGAAGAATCACCTCAGGCATCATACCAGTCAAGAAGAACCAGAACAGCGACAGAGTGAATCGGAAGTTGGCCCAGTCGTGTCTGTACTCCATAACCTCCAGACAATCACCCTTGAAGTCCACCTTCTCGTCAAAGTACATCTCGTGAAAGGTTTCCATGGGAATCTTGTTCTTGCCTCTGTACCTTCTCCTGTCCTCATCGCTCTTGAAGTCGAGGTAGTGCTCGATAGGTGCACCTGGGTAGCGGGCCTTCTCGTTCAGGCGAG
This genomic window from Fulvia fulva chromosome 4, complete sequence contains:
- a CDS encoding Phospho-2-dehydro-3-deoxyheptonate aldolase AMT16; the protein is MSEFFMPNANVGDRNGVEDFRIRGMTPLTPPDLLQHEIRQTEASIKTVLAGRNESTEVVQGRDPNRRLMVVVGPCSIHDPQMALDYCDRLLELKRKYEDDLVIVMRAYLEKPRTTVGWKGLVNDPDIDNTYNINKGLRTARQMYLDLTTKGMPLASEMLDTISPQYTADLISVGAVGARTTESQVHRELASGLSFPVGFKNGTDGSLTVAIDAIGAVKHPHHFLSVTKPGNVAIVGTVGNDDCFVILRGGNKGTNYDSKSIAGAKEAIVSKGLRPYLMVDCSHGNSEKNHKNQPKVAHDIAEQIKAGETAICGVMIESNINEGNQKVPKEGKAGLKYGVSITDACINWEDTEKVLQELAEAVAARREKLGAVKPEANGVNGHA
- a CDS encoding Sphingolipid C9-methyltransferase 2, with protein sequence MGTAINMFQSRQSDGSKNPGISAPEDDFEFVETPAAPSPAPESQNYGVRTTSYPAIKNAPLPADGPASDTFNNLFLFTLLATIPAYFSWQVGGGLFTWIFFAILTAVPILMAFWTVASSMSPRLNEKARYPGAPIEHYLDFKSDEDRRRYRGKNKIPMETFHEMYFDEKVDFKGDCLEVMEYRHDWANFRFTLSLFWFFLTGMMPEVILHSRSQDEEQVRDHYDRGDDFYGWFLGPRMIYTSGIISDINKEETLEQLQDNKLSIVCEKIGLKKGESMLDIGCGWGTLAKFASVNYGAEATGVTLGRNQTAWGNSGLRKAGIPEEQSRILCMDYRDIPVPSGGYNKITCLEMAEHVGVRYFSTFLSQVHNMLDDDGVFFLQIAGLRKSWQYEDLIWGLFMNKYIFPGADASTPLGFFVDKLEGAGFEVKAVDTIGVHYSATLWRWYRNWLANKDKIIPKYGVRWYRIWEFFLAYSTIISRQGSATCYQLTLVKNINSTHRIEGVPNQHGLHGALDASKAAGKSSFPSTK